The Polycladomyces subterraneus DNA window CTCTTCCCCGACAAAGAGGGGGCGACGATAATGGAAGGTCTGATCGCCGTGGATCAGTCCGCTCTCCGGCAGACTCAAGCCCTCGATCCGGCCATAGTCAAAGGTCATGGGAAAGGTGGGCGGGGCAATCAACTGCCCCCAACGGCTATTTCGGGCTACATCCTCGTCGAAATAGAGCGGGTTCCAATCCCCAATCGCTTCAGCAAACCGTTTGACCGCCCCCCGTTCCACCCAGTTGGTCACCGACTCAGAGCGCTTACCAATGAAGGGTTGCCACATAGGACGCACCTCGCAGGTCAATTTTTGGGTCCTCCGGCTACATACAGCACTTGGCCGTTGACGAAGGATGCCTCTTCCGAGGCAAAGAAGAGACAAGCGGTGGCGATATCCTCCGGCTTTCCAACCCTT harbors:
- a CDS encoding FAS1-like dehydratase domain-containing protein; this encodes MWQPFIGKRSESVTNWVERGAVKRFAEAIGDWNPLYFDEDVARNSRWGQLIAPPTFPMTFDYGRIEGLSLPESGLIHGDQTFHYRRPLFVGEE